In a single window of the Nicotiana tomentosiformis chromosome 10, ASM39032v3, whole genome shotgun sequence genome:
- the LOC104090847 gene encoding protein DETOXIFICATION 46, chloroplastic-like: MSMYTQAINLNTFTYQSRIPIQIPTLNVSSSSTRLPTSRVTLSSQICTFRKLIITSCSIPSQEITDVESSDSVLSIKEVGNEQVEKIQVVKSSGREFSANESIWTQMVEIAKFSGPAVGLWLCGPLMSLIDTAVVGQGSSIELAALGPGTVFCDNISYIFMFLTIATSNLVATSLAQQDKEKVQHQISILLFIGLVCGVVMFIFTRLFGIQAITSFTGANNVDIINSANTYVQIRGLAWPALLVGWVAQSASLGMKDSWGPLKALAVATVINGTGDIVLCRFFSYGIAGAAWATMVSQVVAAYMMIKALSDKGYKGFAISVPSSDELLQIFLIAGPVFLTMMSKVAFYSLLVYFATSMGTQTIAAHQVMIQLFMICAVWGEPLSQTAQSFMPELLYGVNRNLSKARMLLKSLVIVGASFGLILASVAASVPWLFPKIFSPDPEVIREMHKILLPYFLALCVTPSILSLEGTLLAGRDLKFISLSMSSIFVLASLLLMLLSSKGLGLSGCWFALVVFQWSRFLIALRRLTLSDGILYSEESTHYELHKLKAV; encoded by the exons ATGTCAATGTACACTCAAGCAATCAATCTTAACACTTTCACTTATCAATCTCGAATCCCAATACAAATTCCAACTCTCAATGTCAGCTCCTCCTCAACTCGTCTCCCTACTTCGCGGGTTACATTATCTTCTCAAATCTGCACTTTTCGCAAGCTAATAATCACTTCTTGCTCAATTCCCAGCCAAGAAATTACTGATGTAGAAAGCTCAGATTCAGTTTTATCTATCAAAGAAGTAGGAAATGAACAAGTGGAAAAAATTCAAGTGGTGAAGTCTAGTGGACGAGAATTTTCTGCGAATGAAAGTATTTGGACTCAAATGGTGGAAATTGCTAAGTTTTCAGGGCCAGCAGTTGGGCTCTGGTTATGTGGGCCATTAATGAGTCTTATTGATACTGCTGTTGTTGGTCAAGGAAGTTCCAttgaactcgctgctctag GTCCCGGAACCGTTTTCTGTGATAACATAAGCTATATTTTTATGTTCCTTACAATTGCCACTTCAAATTTAGTTGCTACTTCACTTGCACAGCAG GACAAAGAGAAAGTGCAGCATCAGATATCTATCTTGCTTTTTATTGGGCTTGTCTGTGGTGTTGTGATGTTTATTTTTACGAGGTTGTTTGGTATTCAGGCAATCACTT CTTTCACTGGGGCCAATAATGTCGATATCATAAACTCAGCCAACACTTATGTCCAG ATTCGAGGCTTGGCGTGGCCAGCACTGCTGGTTGGTTGGGTTGCCCAAAGTGCAAG TTTAGGCATGAAAGATTCATGGGGACCTTTAAAGGCTTTGGCCGTTGCTACTGTTATTAATGGTACTGGCGACATAGTCTTGTGCCGATTCTTCAGTTATGGTATTGCTGGAGCAGCATGGGCAACAATGGTATCCCAA GTCGTTGCAGCTTATATGATGATCAAAGCACTGAGCGATAAAGGCTATAAGGGCTTTGCTATCTCTGTTCCATCATCAGATGAACTTCTGCAAATATTCTTGATTGCCGGCCCCGTGTTTCTAACAATGATGTCAAAG GTTGCATTCTACTCTCTACTTGTCTATTTTGCTACCTCAATGGGCACACAGACAATTGCTGCGCATCAG GTCATGATACAACTGTTCATGATCTGTGCAGTATGGGGTGAGCCTCTCTCTCAAACAGCACAATCGTTTATGCCCGAATTGCTATATGGAGTCAACCGAAATTTGTCAAAG GCTCGAATGCTGCTGAAGTCCCTAGTGATCGTTGGAGCATCATTCGGACTGATACTGGCATCTGTTGCAGCATCAGTTCCATGGTTATTCCCCAAAATCTTTTCACCTGATCCTGAGGTCATACGTGAG ATGCATAAAATATTGCTGCCATACTTTCTAGCCCTATGTGTAACACCCAGCATTCTTAGTCTAGAGGGAACTCTGTTG GCTGGACGAGACTTGAAATTCATAAGCTTATCAATGAGCTCCATATTTGTTTTGGCTTCTCTTCTCCTAATG CTGCTGAGCAGTAAAGGACTTGGTTTGTCTGGATGCTGGTTTGCGCTTGTTGTATTCCAATGG TCTCGATTTTTGATTGCTCTACGACGGCTTACCTTGTCGGATGGCATACTCTATTCAGAAGAGTCAACTCATTATGAGCTGCACAAATTGAAAGCTGTATAG